Below is a window of Solanum stenotomum isolate F172 chromosome 7, ASM1918654v1, whole genome shotgun sequence DNA.
TTACCAGTGCATCTCTTTCCTATGAGACAGACAATATGAGGTTAGCTCGAGAGCTCTTTATGTTTAGGTATGATAAGAGATGCATATATGTTGAATGAAGTACTTCTTATTATTGACAAAAAACACGCATGTAACTTCCAGCTTACAAAATCTTTTCAATTTACAGTTTGTAAAAACCACATACAGTTTCCACAAACCCAGAAGATGCTGCAGCTAACACTGcatcaaaatcatcatcatcaaccaGCGATGCCGTCTTCCTCCGTTTGCTCTTCTTGTTGCTTGATTTCTGAACTTCTTTCACCTTTCTTTTAGATTTAGGCTGATCCTTAACAAGAGCTCTTATCAATGCATCAGGTGAAGTATCATTAGCAAAAATTGAAAGTTCTTCCCTGAGTTGAGCCTTTGTTTCAAGAAGACTTCTTAGACGATCATCAGCTAAAGCATGTTGAAGGTTTGAATCATCCAGAGGTGCCTGAATGGTCCTTTGCTCACTCTCTGTATGCTTTTCCTCGCTGCAACCATCAGTATCAGGGACTTCCTCCTCATTTCTTCTGAAGCGTTCCAAATGTCCAAAGCCATCTTTAATCGCATCTATTTCTACTTCTACTGCTCTCAATTTATTAAACAAATCTAATTTCTTATCATGTCCTTCTTCCTTTACTTCCTTTCTTTCCTCTATCTCTTCTTCAGCAATCCCTGTAGCTTCATTGCTCTCCCCAACGTGCCTTGTTGCCTGCCAATATACGAAAAATTGAAGTCCATCACCGGTAAGTTTTTAGCATGCATGGCAACCAGTAACAGAGAAAGAATTAATCAGCTTTAAGTACTAAACTGCATTATAAACATCAAAGCATCACACGAAACTAGTCAACATTCTTATCACTTAATTGTTTACAGACAAGCAACAATTCAACATGTGCATAACAAACCTGGTCCAAGACGTCACGTTCAATATCTTCAGGATTCGCAGAGGTCACACCCAAACTGCTGAGTAAAATCttatcttcctcctcttcttccatTTCTCCTTTTTCCTATCGTCAAAACAAGGAAAAAACTCTTTCAGCAATACAATTCAGTTTCTCATTCCTGatatccaaaaaaattaaatatacaagtgGAATGTTCTTACAAGTCTTTCTTATACtatcaataaaattttcaatttttgctCTTTTCTGGCGATTTAAGTGTGTAATTGTTGGTGACAATCCACTTACCAAATAAACAAGGAAGTAATCACAGCCCTTTACAAATTCCTCAGCTCGTTTGATTGATCCACATTACTGAGAGAGcatatatgttttaaataccgTTAAATCTATCCCTTATAAAACCAGAAATTCAACGAAATCATAAGCCTGAATACTCAGAACACTTCGACACGATCCTCTGCGAATTGGAGTCCCGCAATTAGGAAAAATCAATATGAACCCTAATTTGGCCAGACATTTTTTTCAATGCGTCTTTTATATCACCGCGTGGTGCTTCGATGGACGACCGCCATTTCGGTTTCTTGGATTCGGGGCTCCATTTTAGTTGTCTCCCATTCGGGTACGTGGCTCCTTATATGCCTTTACTTGGGCAAtttccttattttaaaaaagggaaatattATTCCGAAAAGCAAGTATATGCTATGTATTTATCTGAGATAGtaagagttttaaaaaattacaatacagAATGAGAATTTGAATTCTATAGATTAGCTTGAAGTTATATGATTCGTTGTGTATCAGTATATTAATTACCTGATATAAATATAACTAAATAGAGGACTCATGAATCATGTGAAAAGATGTCAAATTACATTTAAGATTCCAAAAAGATGtttatacatataaaagaaaaataattaattaagatttaTGCTATGAAGTTGTCTCTTCTTGCACGGGATAAGGTGTGCATGCCTAGGACAGCATGAGGTCTTAACATATCAGATATTACTATATGGAACAAGGCTACAATCATTAAGATGTTATGGAACCTATGCAGGACATCTTATGGGTGAAGTGGGTCGCAGGGCCGGCTCTATGTATACTTTAATAAGTCattggccttaggcccccaattttaggaggcctcaattttttaccaagaataaattatttgttaatttttttatagaaaaaacattgattatttatgataaaaagtatatatttaaaattattattttattctcttcaactccattcaaatagaagaaatcaagaaaatattgttttattttcttacactcTCTCTACTAATactcacattattttctttttaactccttttacactctcttctttaaattgttgataAGTTAGAATAATATTTTGTCAAAGATATCAATTAATAGTCGAGAAGTGTTGAACAAATCGAATTGtaaattctttttccatttcttcttagaatttcaagcattacaacaaccatagtaaaatgtggggtaaccaaattatcaacttcatcaaagctatggttctaactcttatatttatttgaaatttgtcaCCTTATTACTTGTAGaactatgttaacaattcatataatgattgcccgagtaaaataatatttttcaacgttgaattaataaaatcttatttaaaactaataattgaaaaagaaatcgaataaatcatttatatataaaaaatatattaagtaatactttgcatttaaaaatgtaagaaaaataaattttaaataaatgcatgtgaagtttatttagattttaggcctctaattaagatttcgctttaggccaccgattacgttgagccgcccctggtGGGTCGATTGCtattatgcaaaaaaaaaaacagaattgTTTAGAACTCTACATCCTCTCAGGCTTCATGAATGGTACAAAAGATATTGAAGACAAAAAAGTACCTACAAATTTCAAGAATTCTAGAAGCAAAGATAACAAATATGCAAAAATACTCCATCAAAAAGTTATACATTGCAATGAGGGGTGGTTTTCAAAAGATTCCCTCGAGAAGGATCATTTGCAACAATCCTGAAGGAATTAAATGGATATTCATAACAAGATTAATTATACTAAACAGTGAGTTGGAGTGTCACAAATAATCAACAGTGTATCTTATGCAATGGAGGTATCGAGTCAAGTGAACACCTCTTTTTCACTTGTGATTACCCTAAAACATATGGACAAAGTTGTTATGTTGGAAATGTATAATTAGACCAATTAGCACCTTGCAAAAGGAGATGAAGTGAGTCAACATAAATACATGAGCATAGGGAGCAGCAACCACTATTTTTCGAATGAACATTGCAGTTACAGTTTACCACATCTAGATGGAAAGGAATCATCTAGTTTTCTGGGCTAAGTCTAACGAACCATACATGATAACTAAAAGAATAGTGCAAGAGATTTTCTAGAAAGGATCTTTGAAGCCTAAGTTTACAAACAAATTAGTAAGACTAAATTACTATCCGTAGTGCTAGTcccaaaaaaaatgtctttttataTCTCAGTTATTTAGATTAATTCTGGAAtcttccttccttttttttttgtcctcaAAAAGATTTATTACTAGTTTGgagtaattataataaaaaaactcTATATTTGTATGAGTAATTTCAACACAATATGAGTCTATCACATaagtattagcaatgcaatggttttaatgcatgcattagctcATTTAAAGATTCAATTGCCCCTCAAATCcctttttacatcttttccatcATAATAGTGGAGGGtatatttgtaaataattttttttatgtaatacatgttatttttaaagcatcaaaccaaacaatgcataaaaataatctaCGTATAtttaatgcaagcataactaatacatgcattgataatacaagcattactaaCATTCTATTTAGCACTATTCTTATACATTCTACCAAATGATCCCTTACTATATATGGCAAATGAATTGATACAATgtattatgaatttttaaaagtaaatcaTTATTATATTTGGTAATTAGCTCAATTAGGTCTCGAAGTATAgttattttctaaaactttcttcttttaaaacTTCAAACATTATGAGTCGGATTCAATATGAATAGAGCAATAATtatcattataaataaaagaaatactaataaagtAGATTGTGATTTAATTCGGAGCTCCAAAAGTGTAGTGATAGGATCCGAGTAACCGACGGGGCTTTGTGGTTGGAATACAAACAGCAAGTTGCTGAGTTGCCAGAAGAGTTAGTTAGGTAAGCGGTGACAACTTTTGAAACGGGTATAAAACACGACCCGGGAAATGCTTGTTCGTAtcgaagaagaggaagaagaagaagaagatggaagGAGAATCAAGCAGTATTCAAGTCAATGGAATGCAATTCTCATATGATTTTCAAAGTCCCATCTATTTCGATTTCAATCTCAACATTGCCCCCAGATCTCGCTGTCTCCTTCTTGGTGCAAATGGATCAGGTATTCTTTACTCCTAATAGGCTATATTTGGAAATGTATATTCATTGTGAACCTCAATTTTTACAATTTTGGAATAGGGAAAACGACCCTTTTGAAGATATTGGCGGGAAAACATATGGTCGGTGGAAAAGATGTAGTCAGGGTGCTGAATTTTTCGGCTTTTCATGATACCCACCTTGTTTGTAGTGGTGATCTGGCTTACCTTGGAGAGTCTTGGAGCAAAAATGTTGGTGCTGTTGTAAGTACTTCATCATAGTCTGGTCTTGGTTTTCATGTATGTCCTTTTTGTGGTTTTGTTTCATGAATTGAAGGGTGTGATCATGGGCATATGGCAGCAGCTGCAATTGCACCAGTTGCGTAGTTGTTCAACGGACTTAAGCCCTAAAGCGAGGCTCAAAAATCTGTTGAGCATTTCGCCTAACTTGATGTACGCGTCAGTGTTGTCATCAAGATTCTAATACATACTTTTCCTTGACAATGAGCCTCTTcacactaaataattgatatttcacttaatcgtaaaaaaaaaaaataacaatttctttgttcatatatttgtcattcatacTTATAATTACTAGTACTAGTTTTGGACTAAACATGTATAtaaatagatttattttttcttgcttTGCACCTTTTTTCATTAAGGCCCAAACTATTTGCATTTTGCACTTAAAGCCCCAACTAACCTCGGAGCTTTTGCCGTTTGATAACACTGACTACACCTCAGTACCAAACAAGTTGGGGACGATTGAATGAATCCACTCTTCTTCATTTAAGCTCATTTCATATTGTTATCATACAAATATCATAGTTGAAACAACTTTTAAAAACTATATTACTGTATGTATTTATACAAGTTTCGCACCCGTGGAAAGTAGTAGCAGGTGCAATTGTAATGGTGTACCCCATACCCTAAATCCTGAACTGCATTCGGGTATGATGAACAATGCACGTATCCCTAATTATTCTAATGATGTTGGTTATTGTGGTTGGAGATTTGTATGTTATCTCAATGATAACTTACTCCTTTTTCttatcttcttatttttatcatagCATTGAACTTCAACTTTGTTGAATAAAATCCTAGTCTAAATGGAGTtgttttttttgtcaaaattcaGGGAGAGATTCCACTTCAGGGAGATTTTTCAGCTGAACATATGATATTTGGAGGTGTGTAATCTCTTTTTTCTGCAAGTTTCCTTTTTTAATCTCCTGATGGCATTACATAATGATCTTCTGTCAGATTTGTGGAGTAATGGCTACCGAGTGCTTGTTTTATGTCATTCAAGTGATATATATTGACTCATACTATGAATAGACAGAATGGTTATAGGCATCGCTTAAATTGACATGCACTCATGACCCTTCTAATCTAGTCTTTCTCAAGATCGTCTGAACTATTTCATCTATTACTGGAACTTCTGTCTACCAATGTGTTATCTAAAACTTAAAAGACTTTCGATTGTTGTCAAACTTCCAATCTGATTTCCTGTGCATTTTGCACCATTCTACCTCTGGACCTAGGAGCcataactaatatatatgtAACTAGAGTTACTAATTTATTGACACCCTTCGGTTTTTGGACTATTCTGATTTCTGTGTGTGATTTTCTGCAAATGTGAACTTCTTGAGTTCAAATGGAAATTATCAActtcttttttctgttttctttGTCATGGTTTTAGTTGAAGGAGTGGATCCAGTTCGACGAGAAAAGTTGATTGAGCTGCTGGATATTGATCTGCAGTGGCGTATGCACAAGGTATCTGATGGTCAGAGGCGTAGAGTTCAAATCTGCATGGGTCTCCTTCACCCCTATAAGGTAATCTTTGATTTAGTAGGTTTACAGTCGACCATATCAGAGTTAGAAATTTGTGGACCCAAGTGATGCAATTAGAAGCAGTCAATTAAGAACAGGATGGATTTAGTTATTCTAGGAGATGAACTCAAAGAAGATGATAGCCAATTCAGGGTTGAAACCGGGAGTTATGGCTGGATTGATTATAGTAAAGAGAGAAgaacatatattatttcatgaATGAATTCAATTACATTCCTTTCCTACACTTATACAATTGAATCTACTAGTAACAGAATTTTCCAACTGTAACTGCTACAACTAACAGCCTGTAACGAACTCTAACTAACTTGCCACCTCAGCTGCATACTCTTAAACTTGTATCACCAAGGTTGCATCAATCCCCTAGAATACTGGTCATATTCGCAGTAGACtcccattttaaattttttccgaAATAGTTCTGGTGCTCATTCTCATCGGTCGCCTCTcacttatatttttcttattttcattgTGGAGGGGGCTTCATATCTTTTTGTCTTAGAGTTTCATTTGTCTCATAGTCAAGGAAAAGGGAGGTGTGTACCTCTGGAaaagttcttttcttttgtCCGTCTGGGGTTCCCTCCCAAGTGAGATAATAACACCCATCTGTTGCTTGCTCAATACTTAATAGTCAAACAATATGCTTACTGTGAGGTATGTTTCATACATAGTTTGCTAATTATCAGCAAGGCGG
It encodes the following:
- the LOC125870317 gene encoding ABC transporter I family member 19-like, producing the protein MEGESSSIQVNGMQFSYDFQSPIYFDFNLNIAPRSRCLLLGANGSGKTTLLKILAGKHMVGGKDVVRVLNFSAFHDTHLVCSGDLAYLGESWSKNVGAVGEIPLQGDFSAEHMIFGVEGVDPVRREKLIELLDIDLQWRMHKVSDGQRRRVQICMGLLHPYKVLLLDEVTVDLDVVARMDLLDFFKEECEQRGATIVYATHIFDGLETWATDLVYIQEGVLKRTEKLPELPELKSSPNLLSVVENWLRSETPIEKKKPAPSPPKAQKSSPFGSSPFQSSRHMAYFR